Proteins encoded in a region of the Nonomuraea helvata genome:
- a CDS encoding carbohydrate ABC transporter permease: MAALSRGAGRRLPWARTVFWLYVATLMLPVLWMFLMSIRPNEDILGSFSLIPQRVTFDNYATFFSDSSWYSSYLNSIVYTSMNAVMSLVVALPAAYAFSRFRFAGDKHLFFWLLTNRMAPPAVFLLPFFQIYQSVGLFDTHLGVAIAHMLFNVPLAVWILEGFMSGIPREIDETAAIDGYSLPRFFIRIFLPMIRSAIGVTLFFCFMFSWVELLIARTITSVNAKPIAATMTRTVSAAGVDWGLLATAGVLTIVPGAIVIWFVRNYIAKGFTMGRV, from the coding sequence TACGTGGCGACGCTGATGCTGCCGGTGCTGTGGATGTTCCTCATGTCGATCCGGCCGAACGAGGACATCCTCGGCAGCTTCTCCCTCATTCCGCAGCGCGTGACGTTCGACAACTACGCGACTTTCTTCTCCGACTCCTCCTGGTATTCGAGCTATCTGAACTCCATCGTCTACACCTCGATGAACGCCGTGATGTCGCTCGTCGTGGCGCTGCCGGCGGCGTACGCGTTCTCGCGGTTCCGTTTCGCCGGGGACAAGCACCTGTTCTTCTGGCTGCTGACCAACCGCATGGCGCCGCCGGCGGTGTTCCTGCTGCCGTTCTTCCAGATTTACCAGAGCGTCGGGCTCTTCGACACGCACCTCGGCGTCGCCATAGCGCACATGCTCTTCAACGTCCCGCTGGCCGTGTGGATACTCGAGGGATTCATGTCGGGAATCCCCCGGGAAATCGACGAGACGGCCGCGATCGACGGCTATTCGCTGCCGCGTTTCTTCATCCGCATATTCCTGCCGATGATCCGCTCCGCGATCGGCGTCACGCTCTTCTTCTGCTTCATGTTCAGCTGGGTCGAGCTGTTGATCGCCAGGACCATCACCTCGGTGAACGCCAAGCCGATCGCCGCCACCATGACCAGGACGGTGAGCGCGGCCGGGGTGGACTGGGGCCTGCTGGCCACAGCGGGAGTGCTCACCATCGTCCCGGGCGCGATCGTCATCTGGTTCGTCCGCAACTACATCGCCAAGGGCTTCACCATGGGGAGGGTCTAG
- a CDS encoding DUF2160 domain-containing protein, with protein sequence MLEWMVWTVPTALVFAGVALLLVVMAVWARVSPPVARRGFLRIETDRGDRLYIGLISAAVVLAGWIAVTDLSMWLALGCALLVAVVIGIWG encoded by the coding sequence ATGCTCGAGTGGATGGTCTGGACCGTCCCCACGGCCCTCGTCTTCGCCGGAGTGGCCCTGCTGCTGGTCGTGATGGCGGTCTGGGCACGCGTCTCCCCTCCCGTGGCCAGGCGGGGTTTCCTGCGCATCGAGACCGATCGCGGCGACCGGCTCTACATCGGCCTGATCAGCGCCGCCGTCGTGCTGGCGGGCTGGATAGCTGTCACCGACCTGTCCATGTGGCTCGCGCTCGGCTGCGCGCTGCTGGTGGCGGTCGTGATCGGGATATGGGGCTAA
- a CDS encoding ABC transporter substrate-binding protein: MRHRAGRSAAVGLAALVLIVAGCTQGEKKPTSDFKESDGKAAAQRWVTEEFTPSTLSKDQQLAEMDWFIKAAAPYRGMQINVVSETITTHEYESQTLAKAFTEITGIKIKHDLIQEGDVIEKLQTQIQGNQNIYDAYVNDSDLIGTHSRGNYVFPLSDYMAGEGKNVTSPTLDLDDFIGISFTTGPDKKIYQLPDQQFANLYWFRYDWFTDPKIKKQFKDAYGYDLGVPVNWAAYEDIADFFTNKVNGNGTMDGKKVYGHMDYGRKDPSLGWRFTDAWLSMAGNGDPGIPNGLPVDEWGIRVENCRPVGSSVTRGGDVNGPASVYALQKYVDWLKKYAPREAAGMNFSEAGPVPAQGNIAQQIFWYTSFTADMTKPGLPVVNSDGTPKWRIAPSPHGAYWKQGNKLGYQDAGSWTLLRNTPQDRRAAAWLYAQFVTSKSVSLKKSIKGLTFIRDSDIRSDYFSDNSKKYGGLIEFYASPARKQWTPTGTNVPDYPKLAQLWWQNVATAVTGETTAQQSMDNLAKQQDEILARLERRGYGGNCAPKLNPERPAQYWFDQPGAPAPKLADERGKPETLDYDKLIATWKSGN; the protein is encoded by the coding sequence ATGAGGCATCGGGCAGGCAGGTCCGCGGCGGTAGGTCTGGCCGCGCTCGTCCTGATAGTGGCCGGCTGCACGCAGGGCGAGAAGAAGCCCACGAGCGATTTCAAGGAGTCCGACGGCAAGGCCGCGGCGCAGCGGTGGGTGACGGAGGAGTTCACGCCGAGCACCCTGTCCAAGGACCAGCAGTTGGCGGAGATGGACTGGTTCATCAAGGCCGCGGCGCCCTACCGGGGCATGCAGATCAACGTGGTCTCCGAGACGATCACCACCCACGAGTACGAGTCCCAGACGCTGGCCAAGGCGTTCACCGAGATCACCGGGATCAAGATCAAGCATGATCTGATCCAGGAGGGTGACGTCATCGAGAAGCTCCAGACCCAGATCCAGGGCAACCAGAACATCTACGACGCGTACGTCAACGACTCCGACCTCATCGGCACCCACTCCCGCGGCAACTACGTCTTCCCGCTGTCCGACTACATGGCGGGCGAGGGCAAGAACGTCACCTCCCCCACGCTCGACCTGGACGACTTCATCGGCATCAGCTTCACCACCGGGCCCGACAAGAAGATCTACCAGCTCCCCGACCAGCAGTTCGCGAACCTGTACTGGTTCCGCTACGACTGGTTCACCGATCCGAAGATCAAGAAGCAGTTCAAGGACGCGTACGGGTACGACCTGGGCGTCCCGGTCAACTGGGCGGCGTACGAGGACATCGCCGACTTCTTCACCAACAAGGTCAACGGCAACGGGACCATGGACGGCAAGAAGGTCTACGGCCACATGGACTACGGCAGGAAGGACCCGTCGCTGGGCTGGCGCTTCACCGACGCCTGGCTGTCCATGGCGGGCAACGGCGACCCCGGCATCCCCAACGGCCTGCCGGTGGACGAATGGGGCATCAGGGTCGAGAACTGCCGCCCGGTCGGCTCGTCGGTCACCCGCGGCGGCGACGTCAACGGCCCCGCGTCGGTCTACGCGCTCCAGAAGTACGTGGACTGGCTCAAGAAGTACGCCCCGAGGGAGGCCGCGGGCATGAACTTCAGCGAGGCGGGCCCGGTGCCGGCACAGGGCAACATCGCCCAGCAGATCTTCTGGTACACCTCGTTCACGGCCGACATGACCAAGCCGGGGCTGCCGGTCGTCAACAGCGACGGCACGCCCAAGTGGCGCATCGCACCGAGCCCGCACGGCGCGTACTGGAAGCAGGGCAACAAGCTCGGCTACCAGGACGCCGGCTCGTGGACGCTGCTGCGGAACACGCCGCAGGACCGCAGGGCGGCGGCCTGGCTGTACGCGCAGTTCGTCACCTCGAAGTCGGTGTCGCTGAAGAAGTCGATCAAGGGCCTGACGTTCATCCGCGACTCCGACATCAGGAGCGACTACTTCTCGGACAACTCCAAGAAGTACGGCGGGCTCATCGAGTTCTACGCCTCGCCGGCCCGCAAGCAGTGGACCCCGACCGGGACCAACGTGCCCGACTATCCCAAGCTCGCCCAGCTCTGGTGGCAGAACGTGGCCACCGCGGTGACCGGCGAGACGACGGCCCAGCAGTCCATGGACAACCTGGCCAAGCAGCAGGACGAGATCCTGGCCCGGCTGGAGCGGCGCGGTTACGGCGGCAACTGCGCGCCGAAGCTGAACCCCGAGCGCCCCGCCCAGTACTGGTTCGACCAGCCGGGCGCGCCCGCGCCGAAGCTGGCCGACGAGCGCGGCAAGCCCGAGACGCTCGACTACGACAAACTGATCGCCACGTGGAAGTCGGGTAACTGA
- a CDS encoding Gfo/Idh/MocA family oxidoreductase, whose translation MKYAFVGLGHRAQMYVDALLGEWRDAGTIVALCDTNRTRMDYYVERIGDEVPRFTPDEFDKVLELADAVIVTTVDATHARYVCAALDAGRDVIVEKPLTVDAEGCAAIAEAAERSTGKLIVTFNYRYSPRNSAVRRLLQEGAIGRVTSVHFEWTLDTIHGADYFRRWHRERVNSGGLLVHKSTHHFDLVNWWLAAAPQTVFAQADLRFYGSENARERGVTDRPTRGQGAPGLGTDPFILDISKDPRLKRLYLDAEHEDGYIRDQDVFGDGITIDDTMSVMVRYTNGAVLTYALNAYAPFEGYRVAFNGTAGRLELEVVERAWTPPHAAVDPSAASKQHKADAWEKLTLHRHWSEPEEVPIETGAGGHGGGDRLLLNDVFRGPGDDPLKRQAGYRDGIRSVLTGHSANVSAATGEPVHLVDEGTRVR comes from the coding sequence ATGAAGTACGCGTTCGTCGGGCTCGGGCACCGCGCGCAGATGTACGTCGACGCGCTGCTCGGGGAGTGGCGCGACGCCGGCACCATCGTCGCCCTGTGCGACACGAACCGGACCCGCATGGACTACTACGTCGAGCGGATCGGTGACGAGGTGCCGCGCTTCACGCCAGATGAGTTCGACAAAGTGCTCGAGCTCGCCGACGCGGTCATCGTCACCACCGTCGACGCCACCCACGCCCGGTACGTGTGCGCGGCGCTCGACGCGGGACGGGACGTCATCGTGGAGAAGCCGCTCACCGTCGACGCCGAGGGCTGCGCGGCCATCGCGGAGGCGGCCGAGCGCAGCACCGGCAAGCTGATCGTCACCTTCAACTACCGGTACTCACCGCGCAACTCGGCCGTGCGCCGCCTGCTGCAGGAGGGCGCGATCGGCCGGGTGACGTCCGTGCACTTCGAGTGGACGCTCGACACCATCCACGGCGCCGACTACTTCCGCCGCTGGCACCGCGAGCGGGTCAACTCGGGCGGGCTGCTCGTCCACAAGTCCACCCACCACTTCGACCTGGTCAACTGGTGGCTCGCCGCCGCCCCGCAGACCGTCTTCGCCCAGGCCGACCTGCGCTTCTACGGCTCGGAGAACGCCCGCGAGCGCGGCGTGACCGACCGTCCCACGCGCGGCCAGGGCGCCCCGGGCCTCGGTACGGACCCGTTCATCCTGGACATCTCCAAGGACCCCCGGCTCAAGCGGCTCTACCTGGACGCCGAGCACGAGGACGGCTACATCCGCGACCAGGACGTCTTCGGCGACGGGATCACCATCGACGACACCATGTCGGTGATGGTCCGCTACACCAACGGCGCCGTGCTCACCTACGCGCTCAACGCCTACGCCCCCTTCGAGGGCTACCGGGTGGCGTTCAACGGCACGGCCGGGCGGCTGGAGCTGGAGGTGGTCGAGCGGGCGTGGACCCCGCCGCACGCGGCCGTCGACCCGAGCGCCGCCTCCAAGCAGCACAAGGCCGACGCGTGGGAGAAGCTCACCCTGCACCGCCACTGGAGCGAGCCGGAGGAGGTCCCGATCGAGACCGGGGCCGGCGGGCACGGCGGCGGCGACCGCCTGCTGCTGAACGATGTCTTCCGCGGGCCCGGCGACGACCCGCTGAAGCGGCAGGCCGGCTACCGCGACGGGATCCGCAGCGTGCTGACGGGCCACTCGGCCAACGTCTCGGCCGCCACCGGCGAGCCCGTGCACCTCGTGGACGAAGGCACGCGTGTTCGCTGA
- a CDS encoding ABC transporter substrate-binding protein yields the protein MSSGKKMWSAALLATAVLAVTAACGSGSGGESADGKIKLRFSYWGSAARQQMTEAAIKKFEEKNPNIDVEGEFSDFAAYYESLSTKVAANDAPDIITLEIRGLREYADRGTLADLASKVNTADIDAKVLTTGAIDGKQYAIPTGVNAFSLVVSPAEVEAAGQKLPDDTKWTWDDYVTLASKITEKSGGKIYGTQQSFNPAYLQIFAAQKGEPFYNGNKIGVSPETIKAWWATAQNLIKTKGSPDAAKTAEIGAQSVDQSLLATGTGGMGMWWSNQLGGIAKKSGKDVDLLRMPKLPGATTGGMFLQPAMFYTASSKSEHAAEAAKFIDFMINDPEVGGIILSDRGLPASSKVLAAVKDKLPPTDKKTLDFLDKVKGELADPPAAPPKGASAMEDILTRYSEEVLFGRMTPDVAAQKFITEANASIAG from the coding sequence GTGAGCTCTGGCAAGAAGATGTGGTCGGCGGCCCTGCTGGCCACTGCCGTGCTGGCGGTCACCGCGGCCTGCGGCAGCGGCAGCGGCGGCGAAAGCGCTGATGGCAAGATCAAGCTGCGCTTCTCCTATTGGGGCAGCGCGGCACGGCAGCAGATGACCGAAGCGGCGATCAAGAAGTTCGAGGAGAAGAACCCGAACATCGACGTCGAGGGCGAGTTCTCCGACTTCGCCGCCTACTACGAGTCGCTGTCCACCAAGGTCGCGGCCAACGACGCGCCCGACATCATCACCCTCGAGATCCGCGGCCTGCGCGAGTACGCCGACCGCGGCACGCTGGCCGACCTGGCCAGCAAGGTCAACACCGCCGACATCGACGCCAAGGTGCTGACCACCGGGGCCATCGACGGCAAGCAGTACGCCATCCCCACCGGTGTCAACGCCTTCTCCCTGGTCGTCAGCCCGGCCGAGGTGGAGGCCGCGGGGCAGAAGCTCCCGGACGACACCAAGTGGACCTGGGACGACTACGTCACCCTGGCCTCGAAGATCACCGAGAAGAGCGGCGGCAAGATCTACGGCACGCAGCAGAGCTTCAACCCGGCCTACCTGCAGATCTTCGCCGCGCAGAAGGGCGAGCCCTTCTACAACGGCAACAAGATCGGCGTCTCCCCCGAGACGATCAAGGCCTGGTGGGCCACCGCCCAGAACCTGATCAAGACCAAGGGCTCGCCTGACGCCGCCAAGACCGCCGAGATCGGCGCCCAGAGCGTGGACCAGTCGCTGCTGGCCACCGGCACCGGCGGGATGGGCATGTGGTGGAGCAACCAGCTCGGCGGCATCGCCAAGAAGTCGGGCAAGGACGTGGACCTGCTGCGGATGCCGAAGCTTCCTGGAGCCACCACCGGCGGCATGTTCCTGCAGCCGGCGATGTTCTACACCGCCTCGTCGAAGTCCGAGCACGCGGCCGAGGCCGCCAAGTTCATCGACTTCATGATCAACGACCCCGAGGTGGGCGGGATCATCCTCAGCGACCGCGGCCTGCCGGCCAGCTCGAAGGTGCTGGCGGCGGTCAAGGACAAGCTGCCTCCCACGGACAAGAAGACGCTGGACTTCCTCGACAAGGTCAAGGGTGAGCTGGCCGACCCGCCGGCCGCTCCGCCGAAGGGCGCCAGCGCCATGGAGGACATCCTCACGCGGTACTCGGAGGAGGTCCTGTTCGGCAGGATGACCCCCGACGTCGCCGCGCAGAAGTTCATCACCGAGGCCAACGCCTCGATCGCAGGTTAA
- a CDS encoding carbohydrate ABC transporter permease encodes MATPSRPVPVLFRPLRGGPVVKHILLIGFGLVMLYPLLWMISSSLKPEELIFREPGLWPSQVTLKNYSEGWNALKHPFGYYLWNSAVVTAISVVANLVACSLAAYAFARLNFPLKKLWFAIMLGTIMLPHHVVIVPQYIMFSKLDLINTIWPLVMPKVLATDAFFVFLMVQFIRTLPRELDEAAEIDGAGYWRIFIRVVMPLCLPALATTAIFTFIWTWNDFLSQLLYLNNPDNFTVPVALRTFLDASSDSQWGPMFAMSIIALGPIFGFFLAGQKYLIRGVATTGLK; translated from the coding sequence ATGGCGACACCAAGTAGGCCGGTCCCGGTGCTGTTCCGCCCCCTCAGGGGCGGGCCGGTGGTCAAGCACATCCTGCTGATCGGCTTCGGCCTGGTCATGCTCTATCCGCTGCTCTGGATGATCTCCAGCTCGCTCAAGCCGGAAGAGCTGATCTTCCGTGAGCCGGGACTGTGGCCCAGCCAGGTCACCCTCAAGAACTACAGCGAGGGCTGGAACGCGCTGAAGCACCCCTTCGGCTACTACCTGTGGAACTCCGCGGTGGTCACGGCGATCTCGGTGGTGGCCAACCTGGTGGCCTGCTCGCTGGCGGCCTACGCCTTCGCCCGGCTGAACTTCCCGCTGAAGAAGCTCTGGTTCGCCATCATGCTGGGCACGATCATGCTGCCGCACCACGTGGTGATCGTGCCGCAGTACATCATGTTCTCGAAGCTTGACCTGATCAACACCATCTGGCCACTGGTGATGCCTAAGGTGCTGGCGACAGACGCGTTCTTCGTCTTCCTTATGGTGCAGTTCATCCGTACGCTGCCCAGGGAGCTGGACGAAGCGGCCGAGATCGACGGGGCGGGGTATTGGCGCATCTTCATCAGAGTGGTCATGCCGCTCTGCCTGCCCGCGCTGGCCACCACCGCGATCTTCACGTTCATCTGGACGTGGAACGACTTCCTCAGCCAGCTCCTTTACCTCAACAACCCGGACAACTTCACTGTCCCGGTCGCGCTTCGCACCTTCCTGGACGCCAGCAGCGACTCGCAATGGGGACCCATGTTCGCCATGTCGATCATCGCGCTCGGTCCTATCTTCGGCTTTTTCCTGGCCGGTCAGAAATACCTGATCCGTGGTGTGGCCACCACGGGACTGAAGTAG
- a CDS encoding sugar ABC transporter permease: MADSVAVKTRETAIQPPQGGRRTSLRARREARAAYLFLAPWFVGLLVITIGPIVASLYLSFTDYSLLKEAKWVGLDNYVKMFTQDERFLASLKVTTVYVVVSVPLQLAFALGLALVLDRGLRGLSFYRSIFYLPSLLGGSVAIAILWRKVFGADGLVNAVLSIFGIQGPGWVGDPDTALGTLILLHVWTFGAPMIIFLAGLRQIPASYYEAAAVDGAGTLRQFRSITLPLLTPIIFFNLVLEVIKSFQSFTQAFIVSNGKGGPADSTLFYTLYLYLKGFKSYDMGYAAAMAWVLLLIIAALTGVNFLASKYWVFYGDTK; encoded by the coding sequence ATGGCTGACTCGGTGGCGGTGAAGACCCGTGAGACGGCCATCCAGCCCCCGCAAGGCGGACGCCGCACCTCGCTACGTGCCCGCCGCGAGGCCCGGGCCGCCTACCTGTTCCTGGCGCCCTGGTTCGTCGGCCTGCTCGTCATCACGATCGGCCCGATCGTCGCCTCGCTCTATCTGTCCTTCACCGACTACAGCCTCCTCAAGGAGGCCAAGTGGGTCGGGCTCGACAACTACGTCAAGATGTTCACCCAGGACGAGAGATTCCTCGCCTCGCTGAAGGTCACCACGGTCTACGTGGTCGTGTCGGTCCCGCTCCAGTTGGCCTTCGCTCTGGGGTTGGCCCTGGTGCTCGACCGGGGGCTGCGCGGGCTGTCGTTCTACCGCTCGATCTTCTACCTGCCCTCGCTGCTGGGTGGCAGCGTCGCGATCGCGATCCTCTGGCGCAAGGTCTTCGGCGCCGACGGTCTGGTCAACGCGGTGCTGTCGATCTTCGGGATCCAGGGTCCAGGCTGGGTCGGCGACCCGGACACCGCGCTCGGGACGCTGATACTCCTGCACGTGTGGACGTTCGGCGCCCCGATGATCATCTTCCTCGCCGGGTTGCGCCAGATCCCCGCCAGCTACTACGAGGCGGCGGCCGTGGACGGCGCCGGAACACTCCGACAGTTCCGCTCGATCACGCTGCCGCTGCTGACGCCGATCATCTTCTTCAACCTCGTGCTCGAGGTCATCAAGTCGTTCCAGTCGTTCACGCAGGCGTTCATCGTGAGCAACGGCAAGGGCGGCCCGGCCGACTCCACCCTCTTCTACACGCTTTACCTCTACCTGAAGGGGTTCAAGAGCTACGACATGGGCTACGCGGCGGCGATGGCGTGGGTCCTGCTGCTCATCATCGCCGCCCTGACCGGAGTGAACTTCCTCGCGTCTAAGTATTGGGTCTTCTATGGCGACACCAAGTAG
- a CDS encoding LacI family DNA-binding transcriptional regulator: MTVTIRDVARASGVHVSTVSRTFSAPHMVNAATRTRVLTVAEELGYRPNRAARALTTGRTHNLGLIVADIANPFFPPLIKAAHAAARQRDYHLFVADTDEEPAAEEELVQAFSKQVDGLVLCSPRASNKVLERLAERVPFVVINRRLRGAATVLMDVGNGARLAVEHLAGLGHRRVALVSGPAGSWTSSEIRTAAEQVLGVELVVIGPNAPTERGGFAAAAQVRDSGATGVLAYNDLVAIGLIEGLGELGLGVPEDVSVVGIDDIVSGRLNRPKLTTVAMPTAAAGRLAVDLLIQEVTATTSLETHLVIRDSTAPPR; encoded by the coding sequence GTGACAGTGACGATTCGTGATGTGGCCCGGGCCTCCGGGGTGCATGTATCGACCGTGTCGCGGACGTTCTCCGCGCCGCACATGGTGAACGCGGCCACCCGCACCAGGGTGCTGACGGTGGCCGAGGAGCTGGGATACCGCCCCAACCGGGCGGCCAGGGCGCTCACGACCGGCCGCACCCACAACCTCGGCCTGATCGTGGCCGACATCGCCAACCCGTTCTTCCCTCCGTTGATCAAGGCGGCTCACGCGGCGGCCAGGCAGCGCGACTACCACCTGTTCGTGGCCGACACCGACGAGGAGCCGGCCGCCGAGGAGGAGCTGGTGCAGGCGTTCTCCAAACAGGTGGACGGCCTGGTGCTCTGCAGCCCCAGGGCGTCCAACAAGGTGCTCGAACGGCTGGCCGAGCGGGTGCCGTTCGTGGTGATCAACCGGCGGTTGCGCGGCGCCGCCACGGTGCTGATGGACGTCGGCAACGGCGCCAGGCTGGCCGTCGAGCACCTGGCCGGGCTCGGGCACCGCCGTGTGGCGCTGGTGTCGGGGCCGGCCGGCTCGTGGACGAGCTCGGAGATCCGTACGGCCGCCGAACAGGTGCTCGGCGTCGAGCTGGTCGTCATCGGCCCCAACGCGCCCACTGAGCGGGGCGGGTTCGCCGCCGCGGCTCAGGTGCGGGACTCCGGGGCCACCGGCGTGCTCGCCTACAACGACCTGGTGGCGATCGGGCTCATCGAGGGCCTCGGTGAGCTCGGGCTGGGCGTGCCGGAGGACGTCAGCGTGGTGGGGATCGACGACATCGTCTCTGGACGGCTGAACCGCCCCAAGCTCACCACGGTCGCCATGCCGACCGCCGCGGCGGGCAGGCTCGCGGTGGACCTCCTGATCCAGGAGGTCACGGCCACCACCTCGCTGGAGACACACCTGGTCATCAGGGACTCCACCGCGCCACCACGATAG
- a CDS encoding NAD(P)-dependent oxidoreductase — protein sequence MSRVLVTGSAGRLGRSVVSTLAAAGHEVIGVDRAPGTPSEAAAVLPADLTDTGEAFEAIARFRPESVIHLAAIATPFSYPESVIYKVNTQLAFNVCEASVALGVRGVVVASSPTVIGYGAPGGWAPTYLPIDEEHPVRPWNAYNLSKVVAEQTMKAFALAGTTQMAAVRPCFVIPPEEWAGAPTQSGHTVKERLDRPELGGVSLFNYIDSRDAAELIAVLAEALPELPNGEVFFAGAADALARKPLADLLPQVVPGTEPFAAGLTGTSPAFSTTKAQRLLGWQPKRSWRHELKETEFKESE from the coding sequence GTGAGCAGAGTCCTCGTCACCGGAAGCGCAGGACGTCTCGGCCGCAGCGTGGTCAGCACGCTGGCGGCGGCCGGACACGAGGTCATCGGCGTGGACCGGGCGCCCGGCACGCCGTCCGAGGCCGCGGCCGTCCTACCGGCCGACCTCACGGACACGGGCGAGGCGTTCGAGGCGATCGCCAGGTTCCGGCCCGAGTCCGTGATCCACCTGGCCGCCATCGCGACGCCGTTCAGCTACCCGGAATCCGTGATCTACAAGGTCAACACGCAGCTCGCGTTCAACGTCTGCGAGGCGTCCGTGGCGCTGGGCGTGCGCGGCGTGGTGGTAGCCAGCAGCCCGACGGTCATCGGGTACGGCGCCCCGGGCGGCTGGGCCCCCACCTACCTGCCGATCGACGAAGAGCACCCGGTACGCCCGTGGAACGCGTACAACCTGTCCAAGGTCGTCGCCGAGCAGACCATGAAGGCGTTCGCGCTCGCCGGGACCACGCAGATGGCCGCGGTGCGGCCGTGCTTCGTCATCCCGCCCGAGGAGTGGGCCGGCGCGCCCACGCAGTCGGGGCACACCGTGAAGGAACGGCTGGACCGGCCCGAGCTGGGCGGTGTCTCGCTGTTCAACTACATCGACTCTCGCGACGCCGCCGAGCTGATCGCCGTGCTGGCCGAGGCGCTGCCCGAGCTGCCGAACGGCGAGGTGTTCTTCGCCGGCGCCGCGGACGCGCTGGCCAGGAAGCCGCTCGCCGACCTGCTGCCCCAGGTCGTGCCCGGCACCGAGCCGTTCGCGGCCGGGCTCACCGGCACCTCCCCCGCTTTCTCGACGACCAAGGCACAGCGCCTGCTCGGCTGGCAGCCCAAGCGGAGCTGGCGCCATGAGCTCAAGGAAACCGAGTTTAAGGAAAGCGAATGA